From the genome of Alteromonas stellipolaris:
TTTGACTGTACGCGTAATAGTACCCGTGGCGATATCCGTAATCTTGCCGTGGGCACCGCAGCCTATTCCTAAGTAGTCTCCAAAGCGCCAGTAGTTAAGATTATGCTGACACTGATGTCCTGCTTTTGCGTAAGCAGAAATTTCGTATTGCTCGTAACCTGCCGCTTTTAAACGTGCATGCCCTTGTTCTTGAATATCCCACAAAATATCGTCATCGGGTAATTCAGGCGGGCGAGAATAAAAGGGGGTATTAGGCTCAATCGTTAGCTGATACCACGACAAATGATAGGGTGATAACGCTAAGGCTTTATCTACATCCGACATGGCATTTTCCACACTTTGCTCAGGCAAACCGTGCATCAAATCTAGATTAAACGTGGGTAGGCCAGCACTATGCGCTTGATTTATCGCCTCTATAGCTTGGGTATCGTCGTGAATGCGGCCAAGCACCTTTAAGTGGGCTGGCTGAAAGCTTTGTATACCTACAGATATGCGGTTTATACCGGCTTGATAGAATCCAGCAAAACGTCCACTTTCCACCGTGCCAGGGTTTGCTTCCATGGTAATCTCAGCATTATCCGCTAAGTTCACCCGCGTGCGAATACCGTTAATTAAGTCGCTCATCGCTTCGGCTGAAAATAAACTTGGGGTGCCCCCGCCTATGAAAATAGTTTCTATTGGCCTATCGCCAATGCGCTTAGCATCTATGGCCAAGTCATCCAGCAAGTGAGCCACGTACTCTTTTTCGGGCAGCGCAGACTTTAAACCGTGTGAATTAAAATCGCAGTAAGGGCATTTTTGTACGCACCAAGGAATGTGCACGTACAAACTTAGCGGAGGATTACGCAAAGGTGTTTCTCATCGTTTCTAATAATATAGCTAGGGCATTTCCGCGATGACTGATACGGTTCTTTTCAGTTTTATCTAATTGTGCGGCGGTACAATTGTGCGACGGCACCTTGAACACAGGATCGTAACCAAAGCCACCATCACCTTCACGGGTATCAAGAATTTCACCTTCCCATTTACCTTGGCTAACTAGCGGCACTGGGTCGCCAGCGTGGCGCATAAAAACCAATGTGCAAAAGAAGTGGGCTTTGCGATTATCAGAACTGGCTAAATCCAGTAATAACTTATCGATATTGTCGCTGTCGGTAGCATCTTCGCCAGCAAAACGAGCTGAATAAATGCCTGGTGCGCCGCCCAGAGCATCAACCACTAAACCCGAATCGTCAGCAATAGCAGGTAAACCTGTTACCTTGGCAGCATGTCGAGCTTTAATAATGGCATTCTCAACAAAGGTAGTGCCCGTTTCTGGCACGTCTTCCACGCCCAATTCCTTTTGCGCGATAACATCTACACCGTATTCAGCAAACAAGCTGGTGAACTCACGCACCTTGCCCTGATTACCAGACGCAAGCACTATCTTTTGAGGAAAAGTCATAAAAATACCTTAACAAATTTAATTTTTGGCTAGTTTGCTGATGCAGTATACCTAGGATTCACTGTCGCTGGACGATAACTAGTG
Proteins encoded in this window:
- the rdgB gene encoding RdgB/HAM1 family non-canonical purine NTP pyrophosphatase, whose amino-acid sequence is MTFPQKIVLASGNQGKVREFTSLFAEYGVDVIAQKELGVEDVPETGTTFVENAIIKARHAAKVTGLPAIADDSGLVVDALGGAPGIYSARFAGEDATDSDNIDKLLLDLASSDNRKAHFFCTLVFMRHAGDPVPLVSQGKWEGEILDTREGDGGFGYDPVFKVPSHNCTAAQLDKTEKNRISHRGNALAILLETMRNTFA
- the hemW gene encoding radical SAM family heme chaperone HemW encodes the protein MRNPPLSLYVHIPWCVQKCPYCDFNSHGLKSALPEKEYVAHLLDDLAIDAKRIGDRPIETIFIGGGTPSLFSAEAMSDLINGIRTRVNLADNAEITMEANPGTVESGRFAGFYQAGINRISVGIQSFQPAHLKVLGRIHDDTQAIEAINQAHSAGLPTFNLDLMHGLPEQSVENAMSDVDKALALSPYHLSWYQLTIEPNTPFYSRPPELPDDDILWDIQEQGHARLKAAGYEQYEISAYAKAGHQCQHNLNYWRFGDYLGIGCGAHGKITDIATGTITRTVKIKHPRGYMEITRPYLDTETQVPTDDLPFEFFMNRFRLVEPCPIEDYTALTGVELTKEYQDALDDAQTQGLLDITDTHWQVTAKGRRYLNTLLSCFV